In Citrus sinensis cultivar Valencia sweet orange chromosome 3, DVS_A1.0, whole genome shotgun sequence, the sequence GAGTCCTGAGATGGAGCAGGCACTTCTTCAGCAGGTTATGAGCTTGTCACCAGAACAGATTAGTCTCTTGCCTCCAGAGCAAAGGAATCAAGTGCTCCAGCTTCAGCAAATTCTACGTCAATGACAAGATAATGTATTCTTTCGAAAAGAGCGAGGAAATGTTACTtccatttgaatttttccTACAGAGATTGTACTGTAGCTATGGGTGGCAGCGACAAAGGGTCAAGTGAAATTGGTTAGGATCTCTTCACAGAAAAATTACAACTCACGAAGCCGAAAGTTTAGTGTGGGGGAGTGGATTTTGGGGATAATATTTCATTGTAATCTCTTAATGCGTACATGTCATTAATTCTCAGCAAGTAGTTTGATCTTATTTGGTTGATTTCTTCTTGAACATTACTTCTAGTTTGATAGACTTTATAGCTGCTTTAAAATAAAGTGCGTTCTTGGACATATGTTATATGTATGCTTGTagatcattaattattaagtttgaTGATTAATCAATTGATTTGGtccaagaaaattttttatatatggtGAAACTTGTTTGAAGGATATCTtgattctaataaattttattcatcgGGGTCTTTATTGGTTGTATCTTCTACAACAGTTATTGGCATTGTTTTTGTCGGTAATCATGTCAATCTTTGAAGATTTTGTAATCGTATTTAGGAGTCGAAGGAAATAAAACAATgttataatttctttctttaaatgaAATGGCAAGTAATagtatattatcaaaattttatacatCTTCGTGAATACCAAAGAAAAGGAGGACAAAAAAAGGCAGCAACACGCAGCCGTTACaatttttctgttaaaaataatttcagcACAAGAAATTAGAAGATTattttagttgaattaaaaagTGTACTCATGATAATTACAAACATAATATTGAACAACCACCGTGATAAGAATGGAAGGGCCATCTACTCACGAAAGAACAAGAATCACCGCCAGCAGCAGTGACAACGTCAAATTATTGCAGGATGCACGCACTCACCCAGTTGATCGATGAGGCTATTCTCAAGCATTCATCATGGATTTACTCGATTCTCTTTGCTGCAAATGGGAAACATAAGCAATGTAATGAGCCCAGCTCCCTTGAATCTTGATGTTTGTGACAACAGACAATTGATGATCAATCCATACTAAGCTGCACACTCTCTGCATCACTTAACCTGCTTAGAAAAGGGGAGACGTAGATGACACGACAAGGAATGTCGAGCAAATGCCAATTGCTTGTCAAACAAAAGTCATGGAAGAGATAGAATGACTACAATTATcctgaataaaaaaaaatggtaagaattttgataaaattgcaATCTCACTTGATTATTTCAGAGGCAGATGTCTTTCTATACTTATGAAGGTTCTTTATAAGTATGGAAACTTTGGGATGTGATATCAAACAAATGTAACGAAAACATATCTAGTCTTGACTAAGACGTGAATTCTTTACACCAGCAAAACAtgacaatcaattaaaatggaacCAAATAATTACCAGAATTGGATATAGCTGGTGACAAAACAGATCCAGTGACTTCAAAATGTTCAAAACTTTCAGCCATTCTTGCTAAGATCGTTGTCATCACTTTCAAAGCTTGATAATTCAGAATCTTCATCAGCTTCTGAATCAAAGTCTTCATCAGAAACATAGTCGTTGTCTTCATTCTGCAAAGGAGAACTCCATAGATGATTTCTTGAATGATTTCTTAATATAAGTTACATGTATATCCCTCTACTGGTAACAACATAAAGAATATTAACAGTCACAATGGAACATGGCTAAGACTTCAACTCCAAAACCCACCCACCTAAGCACTAAACAAAATCATTCGTCCCTAGCCAGGCAGTTCCTCTTTCAAAACAATTCAGGGGTTCAAGTTTTATTAGGCATAAAGAGCTGAGGATTACAATCGTTTGatgaaaaaattactaaagagaaagaagagagagtgagaggagagggggggggggggggggggggggaggggaaTCAATAAGGAACATTGTCAccactaaaaaatatataggaACACTAGTTCTTTAGTTGCAGTCAGTGGTGCAGACAACTCACTTGGGGTAAGACTGACACATGATCAAACTGCTTAAGGTCCCCTGAGCACCTAATATTTCCATCCTCCTCATCCTTGGAAACACCCTGTCgacaaataaacataaacgAAATAAGAGTATCATCAAAAAGTTCCCAATTGGCTGAATTTGtattgctttaaaaaaaaaaattaatagtgatAATGGTGAAAATAATTAGACTTTCTTATTTTCAGTTATTCATTAAACAATTATTACACCCCTTTGATGTCCATAACCggcatttatttcttttttgagcaGGGTAAAAAGAagtatattaaagaaaaaacataaaagttgCAAAGGTGGGCCAGGTGTCCActagataataaataaaattttatataaaaaaaagttgagaaaTAATCTATGTTGCATATCAATTTTACTTGCCACTAGACCTGTGACAGCTCAAATGGTTGTCAAGATGCCAAAATGCAAATGCCATGTCATTTCAGTGTCATTTATCTAATCTGGTTTACATTAGAGACCCTCAAAGGTTAGAATAAAAACTTCACCAAGTCAAGCGTAGACCCCAAAAAGCAACAGGGTATGGATTATGGCTACCACTTCAGACCACATACCACAATTAACTCCAAGCAATAGATTGTAAAGTTACAAGGCAGGTTTCCCCTGCAATGACCTGTTCTATgcggaaagaaaaatttacgGTGTGTGCCATAATGGGAATTCATTATAAACTAAGGTTAAACTTTTCAAAGGTTACATAAGAATAAGATTAGTATAATTTCAAGTAGATGGATCTagtgaatttaaaaatagtgtGCCTGCTCTTATGCAGAATGCAATTTGAGTTCATAATAGAGAAGGAAGCAGAAAAACCAATACTAacaatttctttcttcatttgcTCTATGGTATTCTCCAGATCCGAGATATGCTGACTTAGAGCCTGCACAGTTCATGTTCGATTACAGTGAAATGAGAATCTTTGATAGATAGCAATTGCCATTTTATATAACAGAAAACTAAAGGTAAAGAGAAAAACCTCATGCCGCTGCATGGCCACAGAGCGCTTAAGTGCTTTTGCCTTCGTCAGAAGGTTTCTAGGTCTCAAGCTAATTGGCCGTCTATAATTCTTCCCACGATAGAAAATTAGGGCAAATCCTTTAGGGACTCTTTCTATTGCTATTAGAATCCCACCACTTTCATATTCCAATAGCCTTGCAGTGTCTTCAACATATGCAAGCGTCTTTTGCTTGGTTATCAGTTTGACAAGTTCTCTGTACTTCCAATGCAAGTGCATATTCTCAACGACACCATCAAAAACACCTCGAATGCCTGATCAATCACCAGACAAAGACCATTAGAAGTTCTGTTCAGATCTGCTTTTCACTCAAGAAGCTAAGGATTACTCACCAAGAGGCAAGAATGCCTTCATTCTTAAACCAACCCTACGAAACATAGCCCGTTCCTCATCAGTGATTGTTTCTTGGTCATAATCAGGACCAGAAGGAACCATGGATGCTTCTATTTTAGCTAACAGTCTCTCTGCTCTAAGCTTCTTGGCTTGGGACTGTTCATGCATTTAAAAGTTTAaccaatttaaaaacaaataaatggaaatattgcataaaaagtaaaattggtTGTAAGTTATGCACAAAAAAGTCCATATGACTTCTTAAATGACAACTAACACAAGCCATCCAGCAAGAGGTTGATGTTAATATTCAAaacttgataaattaattaaagcactagaataatttaaatcaaataactGTGTTTCAATCCCAAATGGACATTATCACATCAATAGCATCCTTACTAGTCTTCACTTTCTTCCCTACATTCCTCTCTCACTTTCTGTGTAGGATACACAACAAATGTTTGTCCATCAGGTCAAATGATTCTtcaataagaaaacaattttttataatttccttcaaaatgcaataaagcaaaaagagaaataagaaattatattCAGTTTCTAATATGGGAGTTTCACTTCAAGTGGTGAGTAAAACCATTCAtgcttttttatgatgaattaGATTTTATTGGTTTCATCATTGAATCATGATGCAAACATAATTGAATGGAAGAGCCTATACTTCATTAGGTAACTttgaaataattgatatcTTCGTTTACAATGCCTGAACCAAATTCCAGGGGCTGCCAGTTCCCAATGCcaaatatgaaaacaaaattacttGAGCATTTAACACGGTCCATCCCATGCACAAGGGTTGTGAGTTCTTTTTAAAACAGTGGTGGTTCTTCAATGATAATAAGAAACAAAGAATGGTTAAGAAAGATCTGATTGTACTTACAACAGCAAGTTTATGTTCAATCCGTTTGACGAGCCTACCATGCTTAGCTTTGGAAGCTTCTTCAACCATTTTCTCACGTTCTTCAGCAGAAACTTCTCTGCCCCAGCGTTTTTGAGCCTCATAAAACTCAGCTAAAGTACCTGCAGGTGCCTGTCCTTCAGTTTCACCTGATGGAGTTGCCTCCAGTGTTTTACTCCGCACTTTTTCTTCAACATCTTGGATCTGTTTCGCACATTGCTCTCTTTCAGCCAAAGCAGAAGCAACATTTGGTGGAAGGAAATCTTTCCCACGGTATAAAACAATGTAAAACTTGTTTCTTTGAAGTAAGGTGCCTCCTGTTAAGCTCTgcaaagcaaataaaatttaaaactgcGTATACTTCACGCTTTTCTTGCAAGTACAGCAAAATGCTATGAccaaaaaaaagggggaggGAGAAGAAATGAAATGTGTCAAAGCTTgtgaaaacaatattttataaatccCAGATTTACTAAACCTACTCATCCGACAGCATATAGCTTGAAAAATGAGAGTGGCATTACATTTAATTGCAAAATTAGGAATTTGCAGTTAAAGCATCGGTTGAATTGGCTTAaacagagagagaagaaggaaaaaaagaacacACCTTCAGCTCCTCAGCCATTAGTTTGTTATTTGTATTCTGGATACCCCGCTTTACAGCAATCTTTGCAACAAGGCTTTTCTCCCAAAGTTTAAGTATAGCAATGGCTAAACCTTGATGATTTCTGTTCCTTCCtgtacaaataaatttaggatGAACACTGGTGCCCAAAATAGAAACTGTGAGCTAAAGAAACTCCTCGCAGGAGAGAACAATACCAAGGGCAAAATGACAAGGAAGTGATCTGGCAAGTCTCCTTAAATCAGTCATTTCTGCATTGGTCAGTCGAGATCGCATTCCGGTAGGAAGAAGCCTGAAAGGTGTCTTGTAACCATCAACTTTTGGAGGAAGTAAATCAGCATCAACTGGGAGTATCCCTGTGCCCCACCACTCCTGGAAACGAGGACCTAGACTATCTAATAGGCTGTTACATTCAGCTTCCTCTTCAGTCATTGGCTTAGAATGGTCCAAAATCCTGACAGGTACCTCACTCTTTTCATCGACACTTCTCGCAGTTGAGCCGTCAGTAGAAGATACATGAGGGACAAAAAGAGTATCTCCATCTCCATCTAGAGGTTGTGGTTTGGACGACGGTCCTGCATAGTTATTTCCTCGATACACCACCATGACACTTCCTGCCCTCCAAATAACTAATCCTCCTGTTCGCCGCTGACAATCACTACAAGCACTCAGTCACCATTCATCactattttcataaaaatttaccaCAAATGATTCAAAAAGAGCCCAAGATAAATATGCACTTTTAAGAAACACCACAAGTACAGGCATTGCCTAGTACTAGCAAATCAATAAACCAACTATTCTCAAATCAAAACCCAAGAAAACAGAACTAACCTCAACAATCTCATGAGCCGTCTTCATATCAGTGGCAAGAACCTCGTGAAACTTGAGCCGAACTAACTCATCCTTCCTCCACTTATCGTGAATCTTCCGCATCACATCCTGAGTGAGTCCAGCTTTAGGCACATTAATCCTCTCCCTCAAATACATCCCATTCCTTCTCAACCGTCTCAATTCCTCATCTTCAATCGTCAGCTCCGCCAACGTTGGCGCCTTCATCCGCCTCCTCCTCGTTTCTCCCGCCGGCTTCTCTCCTCCCGCTCTCAAATTCTCCTCCTCCTCCCTCTCCCACGGCAACAACGAATCATCCTCTTCTCCTTCTACTTCTCGAAGTACCGTATTCGGGCGGACCCACTCTCGCCTCAACAGATCTTCTAACCTCTCCTCTCCCGTCGCCGCACCGTTAATgtcatcttcctcttcttcccCCTCCTCCTCGTCGTCGGACCCTAACCCTAGGTTCCGCAGCCGCAAAACGATGCGTTCAATTGCGTTACGACCTTTGTTGTCGCTATCCGAATACCGAGGATAAGAATCCGGCGAcgtttgtttttcatcaatttgatTCCGTCCGCCCAATTTGTTGGCATTCTCGGTGGAGGGAGGCTTAGGGCGGGACCAGTTGTTGAGCCAGGGGGCGGAAGTGGAGGGAGAGCGAGGCTTGGGGAACTGCTGGTTCTGGCTGTCGGTTCTAGGGTTTTGGTTCGTgcgaagagaagagaaaggtTTCAGTAATTGAAACGACGGCGTTTTCcgggaagaagaagagaaagggAGATGGTTAAGTGAAGGAGTAGAGTGTGAGGTGAGAGTGAGTGAGTTTCGGAATGGCAGTTCTGTTAATTTGGACGTTGTCAAAGCCATTTTAGTAAATGCACGAGTGTGCTCAGCAGCAGCTTTttgttattcttcttcttcttcttttaatgtTTTCATTGTTATGAAAGCTGAGTGCTGCTGTGCTGATGGTGCTGATGGACAGATAGGAGAGGTTGAAGAGAGAGACAGTTTTCCACTTGGCGGAGAAGATAAGATATGATCTCTGGATATTTTTAGTTGGGTcggatattttttaattgggcCGGTCCACACTTTTCAGCCCAATTTATCATTGGGCCTCGAACATTAGAAACGATTGTTATCTATCCTTTCAGCCCATACTAATATTAGTTtttgaattagttttttttttcgaattaaaaaaatgctcTTATCCAGCCTCACCTTGTTAACAGCAAGACTAACCATATCTATTAGTAAGAGGAGAATAAAGTATTAACGCTAACTTTTTATTAggagtaatgatacagtcacaaattcttgtacaaatttattttgtacaaactaacgtggcattaattcattggttgaatgaaaatataaattaataaaaacaaatcatgtgggccaagtaatatttaattcaaccaatcttatcatgccacatcagtttgtacaaaataaatttgtacaagagtttgtgactgtatcattactcttttattagtGGTAGCACTCAAACATGTACTCCTCAACTTCAAGAACGTGAGTTCtcttattgatttaatttatttattttccacttttctttattttttaattaattatgaaagaatGGCGAATGGGTGAATTAAGACTTAAGTGTGTAAaatgaggggaaaaaaaaaagaattctatATTCACAATCATTGACTTCTAATATTGATATTGGCATCGcttttataaacaaaatgctataaaattttataaaaaatagagCATAACACTCGATGCTTTCCTATTCAATAGAATAATCCTCTACTCTTTATTGTTCATCCTCTTGGAGATGTATGGCGAACTAAAAAATACGTGTATGACAGAAAAAGGGATTAACAGCCAATCCCTTCATTTGCTGctaaaactatttattatatgtGGGTGTAAACTACAAGGACATATCGGTTGGGGCCCATGTACATTATCTATCTGATACAATTTGTATGTGCAAAATTacattaagagaaaaataatcaaacactTAATAAGGTATGGCTCCATTTCCAGGAGATCTTCTATTAATGGAAGGTGATGAGTTAATAATTTCCTGACCAAGTTCCTTTATCTTGTTAAGTAGAAGCATCTGTTCAGTTTCGAGCTGTACCATGTACTCTTCTTGTGAGTCTTCAAGAGTTTCCAGCTCGCTCAAAGCAGTTGAAAGCTCTTCCAGATTGTCATCATCGATCAATGATTGAAATTTGACCATCATTTGTTTCATCTGAAAAAGACTCAGAGAAAAAAACATATGTAAAGATTCAGAGGCTGAAACAAAAAGCAAGGTTAATCTATGACGAAGCAAAGCTGTTCATAATAAATTGGAGTGATGcatatcttttttatatttctgttCCCTTATAAGATGCTAGGCGTTACATCAGATTATCATTTATCCAAACGCATGTAATTTTCA encodes:
- the LOC102628860 gene encoding CRM-domain containing factor CFM3, chloroplastic/mitochondrial isoform X2, whose translation is MRLLSDCQRRTGGLVIWRAGSVMVVYRGNNYAGPSSKPQPLDGDGDTLFVPHVSSTDGSTARSVDEKSEVPVRILDHSKPMTEEEAECNSLLDSLGPRFQEWWGTGILPVDADLLPPKVDGYKTPFRLLPTGMRSRLTNAEMTDLRRLARSLPCHFALGRNRNHQGLAIAILKLWEKSLVAKIAVKRGIQNTNNKLMAEELKSLTGGTLLQRNKFYIVLYRGKDFLPPNVASALAEREQCAKQIQDVEEKVRSKTLEATPSGETEGQAPAGTLAEFYEAQKRWGREVSAEEREKMVEEASKAKHGRLVKRIEHKLAVSQAKKLRAERLLAKIEASMVPSGPDYDQETITDEERAMFRRVGLRMKAFLPLGIRGVFDGVVENMHLHWKYRELVKLITKQKTLAYVEDTARLLEYESGGILIAIERVPKGFALIFYRGKNYRRPISLRPRNLLTKAKALKRSVAMQRHEALSQHISDLENTIEQMKKEIGVSKDEEDGNIRCSGDLKQFDHVSVLPQNEDNDYVSDEDFDSEADEDSELSSFESDDNDLSKNG
- the LOC102628860 gene encoding CRM-domain containing factor CFM3, chloroplastic/mitochondrial isoform X1 — protein: MALTTSKLTELPFRNSLTLTSHSTPSLNHLPFSSSSRKTPSFQLLKPFSSLRTNQNPRTDSQNQQFPKPRSPSTSAPWLNNWSRPKPPSTENANKLGGRNQIDEKQTSPDSYPRYSDSDNKGRNAIERIVLRLRNLGLGSDDEEEGEEEEDDINGAATGEERLEDLLRREWVRPNTVLREVEGEEDDSLLPWEREEEENLRAGGEKPAGETRRRRMKAPTLAELTIEDEELRRLRRNGMYLRERINVPKAGLTQDVMRKIHDKWRKDELVRLKFHEVLATDMKTAHEIVERRTGGLVIWRAGSVMVVYRGNNYAGPSSKPQPLDGDGDTLFVPHVSSTDGSTARSVDEKSEVPVRILDHSKPMTEEEAECNSLLDSLGPRFQEWWGTGILPVDADLLPPKVDGYKTPFRLLPTGMRSRLTNAEMTDLRRLARSLPCHFALGRNRNHQGLAIAILKLWEKSLVAKIAVKRGIQNTNNKLMAEELKSLTGGTLLQRNKFYIVLYRGKDFLPPNVASALAEREQCAKQIQDVEEKVRSKTLEATPSGETEGQAPAGTLAEFYEAQKRWGREVSAEEREKMVEEASKAKHGRLVKRIEHKLAVSQAKKLRAERLLAKIEASMVPSGPDYDQETITDEERAMFRRVGLRMKAFLPLGIRGVFDGVVENMHLHWKYRELVKLITKQKTLAYVEDTARLLEYESGGILIAIERVPKGFALIFYRGKNYRRPISLRPRNLLTKAKALKRSVAMQRHEALSQHISDLENTIEQMKKEIGVSKDEEDGNIRCSGDLKQFDHVSVLPQNEDNDYVSDEDFDSEADEDSELSSFESDDNDLSKNG